A stretch of Brassica rapa cultivar Chiifu-401-42 chromosome A08, CAAS_Brap_v3.01, whole genome shotgun sequence DNA encodes these proteins:
- the LOC103836129 gene encoding eukaryotic translation initiation factor 4B2 isoform X1, with the protein MSKPWGGIGASWADEAERADEEQAATAADEQSFPSLKEAATSTKSKKKKKMTLSEFTKGAGSGSVGMTREQMIQLPTGPRQRSEDEMQRGGIGGGFSSYGGGRSGGMSRGGDDSNGSWGGGGGGRRGYGGFDDDQRGSSRVSEFPQVSRADEVDDWGKGKKSVAAFDQGRQGRYGGLGSGGGSYAGGGGSGGSYGGGGGGSYGGGGGGGGSYGGGGGLSKADEIDNWGAGKSHSSLTKSSTFGSGPEPDRWARGVSSGGVQEERRRLVLEPRKVVVGDSGVSETQTDVKTSKPSPFGAARPREQVLAEKGLDWKKVDSDIEAKKGSSQTSAHSSRPSSSQSNRSESLASNNNVEKPRPKVNPFGDAKPREVLLEEQGKDWRKMDSELEHRSVDRPETEEERLLKEEIEELRKKLEKGAAIAPESKETQQESSDSDNHNLLREKEKDLELLIRELDDKVRFRPRAAERPGSGAGRTGSNYGERPHSRGGSVDESRSVESSMERPRSRGAGGGDDRRNFQGSKERGFFSNRKFDRSSTSRNGW; encoded by the exons ATGTCGAAGCCTTGGGGTGGAATCGGCGCTAGTTGGGCCGACGAGGCTGAACGCGCCGACGAAGAGCAGGCTGCCACGGCGGCGGATGAGCAGAGCTTCCCGAGTTTGAAGGAGGCTGCGACTTCTACCAAGtctaagaagaaaaagaagatgacTTTATCAGAGTTCACCAAGGGAGCTGGAAGCGGTTCTGTTGGGATGACGAGGGAGCAGATGATTCAGCTTCCCACTGGTCCGAGGCAACGCTCCGAGGACGAAATGCAGCGTGGTGGTATTGGCGGTGGGTTCTCTTCTTACGGTGGAGGAAGGTCTGGTGGAATGTCGAGAGGTGGAGATGATTCTAATGGGTCTTggggcggtggtggtggtgggaggAGAGGTTATGGTGGGTTTGATGATGATCAGAGAGGCTCCTCTAGAGTTTCTGAGTTCCCACAAGTGTCTAGGGCTGATGAGGTTGATGATTGGGGGAAAGGGAAGAAGTCGGTTGCGGCGTTTGATCAGGGACGTCAAGGTCGTTATGGTGGTCTTGGAAGCGGTGGTGGTAGTTATGCAGGAGGAGGTGGTAGTGGTGGCAGTtatggaggaggaggtggtggcagttatggtggtggaggtggtggcGGTGGCAGTTATGGAGGAGGAGGTGGCTTGTCTAAAGCTGATGAGATTGATAATTGGGGAGCAGGTAAAAGCCATTCGTCTCTGACAAAATCATCTACATTTGGGTCAGGTCCAGAGCCTGACCGTTGGGCAAGAGGAGTCTCTTCAGGTGGTGTTCAAGAGGAGCGTCGTCGTCTTGTTTTGGAGCCAAGAAAAGTTGTTGTTGGTGATAGTGGAGTGAGTGAGACTCAAACCGATGTGAAGACGAGTAAGCCGAGTCCATTCGGAGCAGCTAGACCGAGAGAGCAAGTTTTGGCGGAGAAAGGATTGGACTGGAAGAAAGTTGACTCTGATATTGAGGCTAAGAAGGGAAGCTCTCAAACGAGCGCACACTCAAGCAGGCCATCAAGTTCTCAGTCTAATAGGTCTGAGAGTTTAGCGTCGAACAACAATGTGGAGAAACCGAGACCAAAGGTGAATCCTTTTGGAGATGCAAAGCCTCGGGAAGTGTTGTTGGAGGAGCAAGGGAAAGATTGGCGCAAGATGGATTCTGAACTCGAGCATCGAAGTGTTGACAG GCCTGAGACAGAAGAGGAGAGACTGTTGAAGGAAGAGATCGAAGAGCTACGGAAGAAGCTCGAGAAGGGAGCAGCCATCGCACCTGAGAGCAAGGAAACTCAACAAGAATCATCAGACAGTGATAACCATAATCTACTACGCGAGAAAGAGAAAGACCTGGAGTTGCTGATCCGTGAGCTGGACGACAAAGTGAGGTTCAGGCCAAGAGCAGCTGAGAGGCCTGGATCCGGTGCAGGCAGAACAGGTAGTAACTATGGTGAGAGACCACATTCCAGAGGTGGATCAGTTGATGAGTCTAGGAGTGTGGAATCATCCATGGAGAGACCGAGATCGCGTGGCGCAGGTGGTGGTGATGATAGAAGAAACTTCCAAGGAAGCAAGGAACGTGGTTTCTTCAGCAACAGGAAGTTCGACAG GTCATCGACGTCGAGGAATGGATGGTAG
- the LOC103836129 gene encoding eukaryotic translation initiation factor 4B2 isoform X4 has translation MSKPWGGIGASWADEAERADEEQAATAADEQSFPSLKEAATSTKSKKKKKMTLSEFTKGAGSGSVGMTREQMIQLPTGPRQRSEDEMQRGGIGGGFSSYGGGRSGGMSRGGDDSNGSWGGGGGGRRGYGGFDDDQRGSSRVSEFPQVSRADEVDDWGKGKKSVAAFDQGRQGRYGGLGSGGGGGSYGGGGGLSKADEIDNWGAGKSHSSLTKSSTFGSGPEPDRWARGVSSGGVQEERRRLVLEPRKVVVGDSGVSETQTDVKTSKPSPFGAARPREQVLAEKGLDWKKVDSDIEAKKGSSQTSAHSSRPSSSQSNRSESLASNNNVEKPRPKVNPFGDAKPREVLLEEQGKDWRKMDSELEHRSVDRPETEEERLLKEEIEELRKKLEKGAAIAPESKETQQESSDSDNHNLLREKEKDLELLIRELDDKVRFRPRAAERPGSGAGRTGSNYGERPHSRGGSVDESRSVESSMERPRSRGAGGGDDRRNFQGSKERGFFSNRKFDRSSTSRNGW, from the exons ATGTCGAAGCCTTGGGGTGGAATCGGCGCTAGTTGGGCCGACGAGGCTGAACGCGCCGACGAAGAGCAGGCTGCCACGGCGGCGGATGAGCAGAGCTTCCCGAGTTTGAAGGAGGCTGCGACTTCTACCAAGtctaagaagaaaaagaagatgacTTTATCAGAGTTCACCAAGGGAGCTGGAAGCGGTTCTGTTGGGATGACGAGGGAGCAGATGATTCAGCTTCCCACTGGTCCGAGGCAACGCTCCGAGGACGAAATGCAGCGTGGTGGTATTGGCGGTGGGTTCTCTTCTTACGGTGGAGGAAGGTCTGGTGGAATGTCGAGAGGTGGAGATGATTCTAATGGGTCTTggggcggtggtggtggtgggaggAGAGGTTATGGTGGGTTTGATGATGATCAGAGAGGCTCCTCTAGAGTTTCTGAGTTCCCACAAGTGTCTAGGGCTGATGAGGTTGATGATTGGGGGAAAGGGAAGAAGTCGGTTGCGGCGTTTGATCAGGGACGTCAAGGTCGTTATGGTGGTCTTGGAAGCG gtggtggcGGTGGCAGTTATGGAGGAGGAGGTGGCTTGTCTAAAGCTGATGAGATTGATAATTGGGGAGCAGGTAAAAGCCATTCGTCTCTGACAAAATCATCTACATTTGGGTCAGGTCCAGAGCCTGACCGTTGGGCAAGAGGAGTCTCTTCAGGTGGTGTTCAAGAGGAGCGTCGTCGTCTTGTTTTGGAGCCAAGAAAAGTTGTTGTTGGTGATAGTGGAGTGAGTGAGACTCAAACCGATGTGAAGACGAGTAAGCCGAGTCCATTCGGAGCAGCTAGACCGAGAGAGCAAGTTTTGGCGGAGAAAGGATTGGACTGGAAGAAAGTTGACTCTGATATTGAGGCTAAGAAGGGAAGCTCTCAAACGAGCGCACACTCAAGCAGGCCATCAAGTTCTCAGTCTAATAGGTCTGAGAGTTTAGCGTCGAACAACAATGTGGAGAAACCGAGACCAAAGGTGAATCCTTTTGGAGATGCAAAGCCTCGGGAAGTGTTGTTGGAGGAGCAAGGGAAAGATTGGCGCAAGATGGATTCTGAACTCGAGCATCGAAGTGTTGACAG GCCTGAGACAGAAGAGGAGAGACTGTTGAAGGAAGAGATCGAAGAGCTACGGAAGAAGCTCGAGAAGGGAGCAGCCATCGCACCTGAGAGCAAGGAAACTCAACAAGAATCATCAGACAGTGATAACCATAATCTACTACGCGAGAAAGAGAAAGACCTGGAGTTGCTGATCCGTGAGCTGGACGACAAAGTGAGGTTCAGGCCAAGAGCAGCTGAGAGGCCTGGATCCGGTGCAGGCAGAACAGGTAGTAACTATGGTGAGAGACCACATTCCAGAGGTGGATCAGTTGATGAGTCTAGGAGTGTGGAATCATCCATGGAGAGACCGAGATCGCGTGGCGCAGGTGGTGGTGATGATAGAAGAAACTTCCAAGGAAGCAAGGAACGTGGTTTCTTCAGCAACAGGAAGTTCGACAG GTCATCGACGTCGAGGAATGGATGGTAG
- the LOC103836130 gene encoding uncharacterized protein LOC103836130 gives MWWMMGEAGGHYCSKKTDSICGGVCSQETGRFFSFSRLCCALRGVDMKTYIFLLVIVPTCVLAGYIHGQKISYFLRPLWESPPKPFHDIPHYHHENATMETLCKLHGWGVRDYPRRVYDAVLFSNELDILAVRWRELYPYITQFVLLESNSTFTGLPKPLVFAAHRDEFEFVEPRLTYGSLGGRFVKGQNPFYEEAYQRVALDQLLRIAGITDDDLLLMSDVDEIPSRHTINLLRWCDEVPKILHLRLKNYLYSFEFLVDNKSWRASVHRYETGKTRYAHYRQSDEILADAGWHCSFCFRRISEFIFKMKAYSHNDRVRFSHFLNPKRVQRVICKGADLFDMLPEEYTFKDIIGKMGPIPHSFSAVHLPSYLLENAEKYRFLLPGNCVRESE, from the exons ATGTGGTGGATGATGGGAGAAGCTGGTGGGCATTACTGTTCTAAGAAGACTGATTCCATCTGTGGTGGTGTTTGTAGTCAG GAAACTGGTAGATTCTTCAGCTTCTCCAGACTCTGCTGCGCTCTCCGCGGCGTCGACATGAAGACATACATCTTCCTACTAGTCATCGTCCCGACATGCGTCCTCGCCGGCTACATCCACGGCCAGAAGATCTCCTACTTCCTCCGCCCTTTATGGGAATCCCCTCCCAAACCCTTCCACGACATCCCTCACTACCACCACGAGAACGCCACCATGGAGACTCTCTGCAAGCTCCACGGCTGGGGAGTACGTGACTACCCTCGACGAGTCTACGACGCCGTTTTATTCAGCAACGAGCTCGACATCCTCGCTGTTCGTTGGAGAGAGCTCTACCCTTACATCACTCAGTTCGTCCTCTTAGAATCAAACTCCACCTTCACAGGCCTCCCTAAGCCTCTCGTATTCGCAGCTCACAGGGACGAGTTCGAGTTCGTGGAGCCGCGTCTCACTTACGGCTCCCTCGGTGGGAGGTTCGTCAAGGGGCAGAACCCTTTCTACGAGGAGGCATATCAGCGTGTAGCTCTTGATCAGCTTCTGAGGATCGCGGGGATCACTGATGATGACTTGCTGCTGATGTCTGACGTCGACGAGATCCCGAGTAGACACACTATAAACCTCTTGAGATGGTGTGACGAGGTGCCTAAGATACTTCACCTGAGGCTCAAGAACTATCTTTACTCCTTTGAGTTCTTGGTTGATAACAAGAGCTGGAGAGCTTCTGTGCATAGGTACGAGACGGGGAAGACGCGGTACGCTCATTACCGTCAGAGCGATGAGATCTTGGCGGATGCGGGGTGGCATTGCAGCTTTTGCTTTCGGAGGATTAGTGAGTTTATATTCAAGATGAAGGCTTATAGTCATAATGATAGAGTGAGGTTTAGTCATTTCTTGAATCCTAAGAGAGTTCAGAGAGTTATATGCAAAGGAGCTGATCTTTTCGATATGTTACCTGAGGAGTATACGTTTAAGGATATTATAGGGAAGATGGGTCCGATTCCTCATTCTTTCTCGGCTGTTCATCTTCCTTCTTATCTGCTTGAGAACGCAGAGAAGTATAGGTTTCTCTTGCCGGGGAATTGTGTAAGAGAAAGCGAATGA
- the LOC103836129 gene encoding eukaryotic translation initiation factor 4B2 isoform X2, with amino-acid sequence MSKPWGGIGASWADEAERADEEQAATAADEQSFPSLKEAATSTKSKKKKKMTLSEFTKGAGSGSVGMTREQMIQLPTGPRQRSEDEMQRGGIGGGFSSYGGGRSGGMSRGGDDSNGSWGGGGGGRRGYGGFDDDQRGSSRVSEFPQVSRADEVDDWGKGKKSVAAFDQGRQGRYGGLGSGGGSYAGGGGSGGSYGGGGGGSYGGGGGLSKADEIDNWGAGKSHSSLTKSSTFGSGPEPDRWARGVSSGGVQEERRRLVLEPRKVVVGDSGVSETQTDVKTSKPSPFGAARPREQVLAEKGLDWKKVDSDIEAKKGSSQTSAHSSRPSSSQSNRSESLASNNNVEKPRPKVNPFGDAKPREVLLEEQGKDWRKMDSELEHRSVDRPETEEERLLKEEIEELRKKLEKGAAIAPESKETQQESSDSDNHNLLREKEKDLELLIRELDDKVRFRPRAAERPGSGAGRTGSNYGERPHSRGGSVDESRSVESSMERPRSRGAGGGDDRRNFQGSKERGFFSNRKFDRSSTSRNGW; translated from the exons ATGTCGAAGCCTTGGGGTGGAATCGGCGCTAGTTGGGCCGACGAGGCTGAACGCGCCGACGAAGAGCAGGCTGCCACGGCGGCGGATGAGCAGAGCTTCCCGAGTTTGAAGGAGGCTGCGACTTCTACCAAGtctaagaagaaaaagaagatgacTTTATCAGAGTTCACCAAGGGAGCTGGAAGCGGTTCTGTTGGGATGACGAGGGAGCAGATGATTCAGCTTCCCACTGGTCCGAGGCAACGCTCCGAGGACGAAATGCAGCGTGGTGGTATTGGCGGTGGGTTCTCTTCTTACGGTGGAGGAAGGTCTGGTGGAATGTCGAGAGGTGGAGATGATTCTAATGGGTCTTggggcggtggtggtggtgggaggAGAGGTTATGGTGGGTTTGATGATGATCAGAGAGGCTCCTCTAGAGTTTCTGAGTTCCCACAAGTGTCTAGGGCTGATGAGGTTGATGATTGGGGGAAAGGGAAGAAGTCGGTTGCGGCGTTTGATCAGGGACGTCAAGGTCGTTATGGTGGTCTTGGAAGCGGTGGTGGTAGTTATGCAGGAGGAGGTGGTAGTGGTGGCAGTtatggaggaggaggtggtggcagttatggtggtggag GTGGCTTGTCTAAAGCTGATGAGATTGATAATTGGGGAGCAGGTAAAAGCCATTCGTCTCTGACAAAATCATCTACATTTGGGTCAGGTCCAGAGCCTGACCGTTGGGCAAGAGGAGTCTCTTCAGGTGGTGTTCAAGAGGAGCGTCGTCGTCTTGTTTTGGAGCCAAGAAAAGTTGTTGTTGGTGATAGTGGAGTGAGTGAGACTCAAACCGATGTGAAGACGAGTAAGCCGAGTCCATTCGGAGCAGCTAGACCGAGAGAGCAAGTTTTGGCGGAGAAAGGATTGGACTGGAAGAAAGTTGACTCTGATATTGAGGCTAAGAAGGGAAGCTCTCAAACGAGCGCACACTCAAGCAGGCCATCAAGTTCTCAGTCTAATAGGTCTGAGAGTTTAGCGTCGAACAACAATGTGGAGAAACCGAGACCAAAGGTGAATCCTTTTGGAGATGCAAAGCCTCGGGAAGTGTTGTTGGAGGAGCAAGGGAAAGATTGGCGCAAGATGGATTCTGAACTCGAGCATCGAAGTGTTGACAG GCCTGAGACAGAAGAGGAGAGACTGTTGAAGGAAGAGATCGAAGAGCTACGGAAGAAGCTCGAGAAGGGAGCAGCCATCGCACCTGAGAGCAAGGAAACTCAACAAGAATCATCAGACAGTGATAACCATAATCTACTACGCGAGAAAGAGAAAGACCTGGAGTTGCTGATCCGTGAGCTGGACGACAAAGTGAGGTTCAGGCCAAGAGCAGCTGAGAGGCCTGGATCCGGTGCAGGCAGAACAGGTAGTAACTATGGTGAGAGACCACATTCCAGAGGTGGATCAGTTGATGAGTCTAGGAGTGTGGAATCATCCATGGAGAGACCGAGATCGCGTGGCGCAGGTGGTGGTGATGATAGAAGAAACTTCCAAGGAAGCAAGGAACGTGGTTTCTTCAGCAACAGGAAGTTCGACAG GTCATCGACGTCGAGGAATGGATGGTAG
- the LOC103836128 gene encoding pentatricopeptide repeat-containing protein At1g13040, mitochondrial, with amino-acid sequence MHKTLGAVRLAYRSRIAYLVKSGTIDNAAQVFDEMRHSSYRVFSCDYNRFIGVLVKDSRFELAEALYKDMTPMGFSLIPFTYSRFISGLCKVKNFDLIDALLRDMEALGYIPDVWAFNIYLDLLCRELKVGFAVQTFFCMVRRGREPDVVSYTILINGLFRAGKVTDAVEIWNVMIRSGVGPDNKACAALVVGLCHARRVDLAYEMVADEIKSGRVKLGTVVYNALISGFCRAGRIEKAEALKSFMSKSGCEPDLVTYNVLLNFYYDNNMVKKAEGVMGEMVRSGIQPDVYSYNQLLKRRCRVGHPDKGYSFMVKEMEPRGLCDVVSYSTLIETFCRASNTKKAYKLFEEMRQKGIATNVVTYTSLIKAFLREGNSSVAKKLLDQMTGLGLSPDRIFYTTILDHLCKSGNLDKAYGVFSDMIEHGIAPDAVSYNALISGLCRSCRVTEALKLFKDMQSKECCPDELTFKFIIGGLVRENKLSAAYEIWDQMMEKGFTLDRDVSDTLIKASCSVSADA; translated from the coding sequence ATGCATAAGACGCTGGGCGCAGTACGCCTCGCATACCGCTCGCGCATCGCTTACCTCGTGAAGTCAGGTACGATCGACAACGCAGCTCaggtgttcgacgaaatgcgTCACTCAAGCTACCGAGTTTTCTCTTGCGACTACAACCGTTTCATCGGGGTCTTGGTCAAGGACTCGAGATTCGAGCTTGCGGAGGCATTGTATAAGGATATGACGCCGATGGGCTTCTCCTTAATCCCCTTCACCTACTCGAGGTTTATCTCGGGTTTATgtaaagttaaaaactttgaCCTCATTGACGCTCTTTTGAGGGACATGGAAGCTCTCGGATACATACCTGACGTATGGGCGTTCAACATTTACTTAGATCTGTTGTGTAGAGAGTTAAAAGTAGGTTTTGCTGTTCAGACATTCTTTTGTATGGTTAGGAGAGGTAGGGAGCCAGATGTTGTATCTTATACTATACTTATTAACGGGTTGTTTAGAGCTGGTAAGGTCACTGACGCGGTTGAGATTTGGAATGTAATGATTCGTAGTGGGGTTGGTCCGGATAATAAAGCTTGTGCGGCTCTTGTTGTTGGGTTGTGTCACGCTCGGAGAGTTGACTTGGCTTATGAGATGGTGGCGGATGAGATCAAGAGCGGAAGAGTTAAGCTTGGTACTGTGGTTTACAATGCGTTGATTAGCGGGTTTTGTAGAGCGGGGAGGATAGAAAAGGCGGAGGCTTTGAAGTCGTTTATGAGTAAGAGTGGGTGTGAGCCGGATCTTGTTACGTACAATGTGTTGTTGAATTTTTATTATGATAACAATATGGTGAAGAAAGCGGAAGGGGTGATGGGGGAGATGGTGAGGAGTGGGATACAGCCTGATGTTTATAGTTATAACCAGTTGCTTAAGCGGCGGTGCAGGGTTGGTCATCCGGATAAAGGATATTCCTTCATGGTTAAAGAGATGGAGCCTAGAGGTTTATGTGATGTTGTCTCCTACAGCACTCTGATTGAGACATTCTGCAGGGCGTCAAATACTAAGAAGGCTTACAAGCTCTTCGAGGAAATGAGACAGAAGGGGATAGCGACAAATGTGGTGACGTACACGAGTCTTATCAAGGCTTTTCTCAGGGAAGGTAACTCTagtgttgcaaagaagcttctTGATCAGATGACGGGGTTAGGTCTGTCGCCAGATAGAATATTTTACACAACGATTCTGGACCATTTGTGTAAATCCGGGAATCTCGACAAGGCTTATGGAGTTTTCAGTGACATGATTGAGCATGGGATTGCACCGGATGCGGTTTCATACAACGCACTTATAAGTGGTCTCTGCAGGTCTTGTAGAGTAACTGAAGCGTTGAAATTGTTTAAGGACATGCAGAGTAAGGAATGTTGTCCTGATGAATTGACTTTTAAGTTCATTATTGGAGGACTCGTTCGAGAAAATAAACTATCGGCAGCCTACGAGATTTGGGATCAGATGATGGAGAAAGGTTTCACCCTTGATAGAGATGTGTCTGATACACTCATTAAGGCTAGCTGTTCAGTGAGTGCTGATGCGTAG
- the LOC103836129 gene encoding eukaryotic translation initiation factor 4B2 isoform X3 — translation MSKPWGGIGASWADEAERADEEQAATAADEQSFPSLKEAATSTKSKKKKKMTLSEFTKGAGSGSVGMTREQMIQLPTGPRQRSEDEMQRGGIGGGFSSYGGGRSGGMSRGGDDSNGSWGGGGGGRRGYGGFDDDQRGSSRVSEFPQVSRADEVDDWGKGKKSVAAFDQGRQGRYGGLGSGGGGGSYGGGGGGGGSYGGGGGLSKADEIDNWGAGKSHSSLTKSSTFGSGPEPDRWARGVSSGGVQEERRRLVLEPRKVVVGDSGVSETQTDVKTSKPSPFGAARPREQVLAEKGLDWKKVDSDIEAKKGSSQTSAHSSRPSSSQSNRSESLASNNNVEKPRPKVNPFGDAKPREVLLEEQGKDWRKMDSELEHRSVDRPETEEERLLKEEIEELRKKLEKGAAIAPESKETQQESSDSDNHNLLREKEKDLELLIRELDDKVRFRPRAAERPGSGAGRTGSNYGERPHSRGGSVDESRSVESSMERPRSRGAGGGDDRRNFQGSKERGFFSNRKFDRSSTSRNGW, via the exons ATGTCGAAGCCTTGGGGTGGAATCGGCGCTAGTTGGGCCGACGAGGCTGAACGCGCCGACGAAGAGCAGGCTGCCACGGCGGCGGATGAGCAGAGCTTCCCGAGTTTGAAGGAGGCTGCGACTTCTACCAAGtctaagaagaaaaagaagatgacTTTATCAGAGTTCACCAAGGGAGCTGGAAGCGGTTCTGTTGGGATGACGAGGGAGCAGATGATTCAGCTTCCCACTGGTCCGAGGCAACGCTCCGAGGACGAAATGCAGCGTGGTGGTATTGGCGGTGGGTTCTCTTCTTACGGTGGAGGAAGGTCTGGTGGAATGTCGAGAGGTGGAGATGATTCTAATGGGTCTTggggcggtggtggtggtgggaggAGAGGTTATGGTGGGTTTGATGATGATCAGAGAGGCTCCTCTAGAGTTTCTGAGTTCCCACAAGTGTCTAGGGCTGATGAGGTTGATGATTGGGGGAAAGGGAAGAAGTCGGTTGCGGCGTTTGATCAGGGACGTCAAGGTCGTTATGGTGGTCTTGGAAGCGGTGGTG gtggtggcagttatggtggtggaggtggtggcGGTGGCAGTTATGGAGGAGGAGGTGGCTTGTCTAAAGCTGATGAGATTGATAATTGGGGAGCAGGTAAAAGCCATTCGTCTCTGACAAAATCATCTACATTTGGGTCAGGTCCAGAGCCTGACCGTTGGGCAAGAGGAGTCTCTTCAGGTGGTGTTCAAGAGGAGCGTCGTCGTCTTGTTTTGGAGCCAAGAAAAGTTGTTGTTGGTGATAGTGGAGTGAGTGAGACTCAAACCGATGTGAAGACGAGTAAGCCGAGTCCATTCGGAGCAGCTAGACCGAGAGAGCAAGTTTTGGCGGAGAAAGGATTGGACTGGAAGAAAGTTGACTCTGATATTGAGGCTAAGAAGGGAAGCTCTCAAACGAGCGCACACTCAAGCAGGCCATCAAGTTCTCAGTCTAATAGGTCTGAGAGTTTAGCGTCGAACAACAATGTGGAGAAACCGAGACCAAAGGTGAATCCTTTTGGAGATGCAAAGCCTCGGGAAGTGTTGTTGGAGGAGCAAGGGAAAGATTGGCGCAAGATGGATTCTGAACTCGAGCATCGAAGTGTTGACAG GCCTGAGACAGAAGAGGAGAGACTGTTGAAGGAAGAGATCGAAGAGCTACGGAAGAAGCTCGAGAAGGGAGCAGCCATCGCACCTGAGAGCAAGGAAACTCAACAAGAATCATCAGACAGTGATAACCATAATCTACTACGCGAGAAAGAGAAAGACCTGGAGTTGCTGATCCGTGAGCTGGACGACAAAGTGAGGTTCAGGCCAAGAGCAGCTGAGAGGCCTGGATCCGGTGCAGGCAGAACAGGTAGTAACTATGGTGAGAGACCACATTCCAGAGGTGGATCAGTTGATGAGTCTAGGAGTGTGGAATCATCCATGGAGAGACCGAGATCGCGTGGCGCAGGTGGTGGTGATGATAGAAGAAACTTCCAAGGAAGCAAGGAACGTGGTTTCTTCAGCAACAGGAAGTTCGACAG GTCATCGACGTCGAGGAATGGATGGTAG